One genomic segment of Strix aluco isolate bStrAlu1 chromosome 14, bStrAlu1.hap1, whole genome shotgun sequence includes these proteins:
- the RIPOR1 gene encoding rho family-interacting cell polarization regulator 1 isoform X1 produces MERAGVGAAKSLHELPACSPSMGVEQRGCTEPGPLSPRASSPASPGTWRPSRSHSTMSLSVRPQRRVLVTKINRSQSFAGVNSTADRPFRNLSPFTPTVSRKTGSRVSRMFSMSHKSPPPKVPQPNRLDEVYEALKKGLTAYLEVHQLELEKLSTQIRESKRNSRLGFLYDLDKQVKSIERFLRRLEFHASKIDELYEAYCIQRRLRDGAHNMVKAYSTGSPGSREARESLAEASKGYKEYTENMCLLENELESQLGEFHVRMKGLAGFARLCAGDQYEIFMKYGRQRWKLRGRIEVNSKQVWDSEEMVFLPLVTEFLSIKVTELKSLANHVVVGNVSCETKDLFAALPQVVAVDINDLGTLKLSLEVTWNPFDKDDQPSAASTVNKASTVNKRFSTYNQSPPDTPSLREQAFYSPGQAANKNGWSLLDIFRETLFEKLSQGCSCSDVSSAELRRWPQQGRNMLRRQEELENGTAWSISSESSDDSSSPQLSGSARHAAHKPIVQPEVQASAPAIEISFSQQPEEAGAGPGASGVSVPPAGSQPEEPGSHKKDAVANGHVPYSRTLSHISEASVDATMEAKAAESPWEPAPSPEDTGTGKQDVDPLPSASVAAATAGQDRGAEAKPRATVAWATTCEVEASGAELVQSQALAQGGTRIPVALAQASAEERPVPAPPLPAAIPEVPRGKVVDSGLEEAIGLLGSALEDYRGQFPELQPLERELKRLEEMLLQKQGVFLSRASSISLTVEHALESFSFLNTSDMEDSEGSEEEPLQDERRAGRPRRGSRAPSTGETGADDTGMCSGSEASTDPMSTGNEFLDKALVLHLNNCNRLLLKLGTFGPLRCREMYALDRLLREAQVLEIVCQLTEERAGAAGSAAEVVQFSTRKEGVLPLWDHCVEVPNIYTCPVERFLQVLSTQYAAPISERHPGLADVVCVKLVEDVLDRRLPRRPGSTQSEQVTIFQYWSHFESLSALVLDTYMMELTEEALLAQNLNSDDQDVVLRALKRIPEARLKKEGLKALSLLLVEGNSKVVSAVSAQLRSLAENPRFRQRALVCYLEQLEDEEMQTRVAGCAALGCLKAKESIEQLVYLCQTDKEPVREAAKQSLMLCGEDGKSAHRRLEETLDSLPRIFAPASMASTAF; encoded by the exons ATGGAGAGAGCCGGGGTGGGCGCTGCCAAGAGCCTGCACGAACTCCCCGCTTGCTCCCCGTCCATGGGAGTGGAACAAAGGGGATGCACCGAGCCAGGCCCGCTCTCGCCCCGCGCGTCGTCCCCCGCCTCTCCTGGGACAT GGAGGCCCTCCAGGTCACACTCAACGATGTCACTGTCTGTGCGCCCGCAGCGCCGAGTCCTTGTCACCAAGATCAATAGGAGCCAGTCCTTTGCTGGAGTGAACTCGACGGCCGACCGGCCCTTCAG GAACCTCTCACCCTTCACCCCCACTGTCTCCCGCAAGACTGGCTCCAGGGTCAGTAGGATGTTTTCAATGTCCCACAAATCCCCACCACCCAAGGTGCCTCAGCCCAACCGCCTGGATGAGGTGTATGAAGCTCTCAAGAAGGGCCTGAC AGCCTACCTGGAGGTGCAccagctggagctggagaagcTCAGCACACAGATCCGTGAGTCCAAGAGGAATTCGCGCCTG ggCTTTCTCTACGATCTGGATAAG CAAGTGAAGTCAATCGAGCGTTTCCTGCGTCGCCTGGAGTTTCATGCTAGCAAG ATAGATGAACTCTACGAGGCTTATTGCATCCAGCGGCGGCTCCGCGATGGAGCCCACAACATGGTCAAGGCTTACAGCACGGGCTCGCCGGGCAGCCGAGAGGCACGCGAGAGCCTGGCTGAGGCCAGCAAGGGCTACAAGGAGTACACAGAG AACATGTGCCTGTTGGAGAATGAGCTGGAGAGCCAGCTGGGCGAGTTCCATGTCAGGATGAAAG GACTGGCAGGCTTTGCCCGGCTCTGTGCTGGTGACCAGTATGAG ATCTTCATGAAATATGGCCGGCAGCGCTGGAAGCTGCGGGGGCGCATCGAGGTGAACAGCAAGCAGGTGTGGGACAGCGAGGAAATGGTTTTCTTGCCCCTCGTCACTGAGTTCCTCTCCATCAAG gTGACGGAGCTAAAGAGCCTGGCCAACCATGTTGTGGTGGGCAATGTGTCCTGCGAGACCAAGGACCTCTTTGCAGCTCTGCCCCAGGTAGTGGCTGTGGATATCAACGACTTGGGCACCCTCAAACTCAGCCTGGAGGTGACCTGGAA CCCCTTCGACAAGGATGACCAGCCCTCGGCAGCCAGCACCGTCAACAAGGCCTCCACAGTGAACAAGAGGTTCTCCACCTACAACCAGAGCCCGCCTGACACGCCATCCCTGCGGGAACAGGCTTTCTAC AGCCCGGGGCAGGCAGCCAACAAGAATGGTTGGTCCTTGCTGGACATCTTTCGGGAGACACTCTTCGAGAAGCTGTCTcagggctgctcctgcagcgACGTCTCCTCGGCCGAGCTCAGGAGATGGCCGCAGCAGGGCCGC AACATGTTGCGGcgccaggaggagctggagaacGGCACAGCCTGGTCCATCTCCTCCGAGTCCTCGGACGACTCCTCCAGCCCCCAGCTGTCTGGCAGCGCCCGCCATGCCGCGCACAAGCCCATTGTGCAGCCCGAGGTGCAGGCCTCTGCCCCCGCCATCGAGATATCCTTCTCCCAGCAGCCGgaggaggctggggcagggcctGGGGCCAGCGGTGTCAGTGTCCCCCCCGCCGGGAGTCAGCCAGAGGAGCCAGGCAGCCATAAGAAGGATGCGGTGGCCAACGGGCACGTACCCTACTCCCGGACTCTGAGCCACATCAGTGAGGCCAGCGTGGATGCCACGATGGAGGCCAAGGCTGCAGAGAGCCCCTGGGAGCCCGCGCCCAGCCCCGAGGACACTGGGACGGGCAAGCAGGACGTGGACCCCCTCCCCAGCGCCTCGGTGGCAGCCGCCACAGCAGGGCAAGACAGGGGTGCTGAGGCCAAGCCCCGGGCCACCGTGGCGTGGGCCACCACCTGCGAGGTGGAGGCCAGCGGGGCTGAGCTGGTGCAGAGCCAGGCACTGGCACAGGGTGGCACCAGGATCCCGGTGGCGCTGGCACAAGCCTCTGCGGAGGAAAGGCCCGTCCCGGCTCCACCACTGCCTGCTGCCATCCCCGAGGTGCCACGGGGGAAGGTGGTGGATTCGGGTCTGGAGGAGGCCATCGGTCTCCTGGGCTCGGCCCTGGAAGACTATCGGGGGCAGTTCCCGGAGCTGCAGCCCCTCGAACGGGAGCTCAAGCGcctggaggagatgctgctg CAGAAGCAGGGTGTCTTCCTCAGCCGGGCCTCCAGCATCAGCCTGACGGTGGAACATGCGCTGGAGAGCTTCAGCTTCCTCAACACCTCTGACATGGAAGACTCGGAGGGCTCCGAGGAGGAGCCTCTCCAAGATGAGAG GAGGGCCGGCAGACCCCGGCGCGGCAGCAGAGCTCCCAGCACCGGCGAGACGGGAGCAGATGACACCGGGATGTGCAGCGGCTCCGAGGCCAGCACCGACCCCATGAGCACCGGCAACGAATTCCTGGATAAGGCTCTGGTGCTTCACCTCAACAACTgcaaccgcctgctgctg AAACTGGGCACCTTCGGTCCACTGCGGTGCCGAGAGATGTATGCCCTGGACAGGCTGCTGCGGGAGGCGCAGGTGCTGGAGATCGTGTGCCAGCTGACGGAGGAGCGAGCAGGAGCAGCCGGCTCTGCCGCAGAAG TGGTGCAGTTCTCAACACGGAAGGAGGGCGTGCTGCCCCTCTGGGACCACTGCGTGGAGGTGCCCAACATCTACACCTGCCCTGTGGAGCGGTTCCTgcaggtgctcagcacccagTATGCAGCACCCATCAGTGAGCGGCACCCTGGCCTGGCTGATGTCG TGTGTGTGAAACTGGTAGAGGATGTGCTGGATCGGCGGCTGCCCCGGCGACCTGGCAGCACCCAGAGTGAGCAGGTCACCATCTTCCAGTACTGGAGCCACTTTGAGTCACTCAGCGCCCTGGTGCTCGACACCTACATGATGGAGCTGACAGAGGAAG CGCTGCTGGCGCAGAACCTCAACTCGGACGACCAGGACGTGGTGCTGCGTGCCCTGAAGCGCATACCCGAGGCTCGCCTGAAGAAAGAGGGACTGAAAGCGCTGAGCCTGCTCCTCGTGGAGGGCAACAGCAAGGTGGTGAGCGCCGTGTCAGCCCAGCTCCGCAGCCTGGCAGAAAACCCCCGCTTCCGCCAACGG GCTCTCGTGTGCTACCTGGAGCAGCTGGAGGATGAGGAGATGCAGACGCGTGTGGCAGGGTGTGCGGCGCTGGGCTGCCTGAAG GCCAAGGAGAGCATCGAGCAGCTGGTTTACCTGTGCCAAACCGACAAGGAGCCTGTGCGGGAGGCAGCCAAGCAGAGCCTGATGCTGTGCG GGGAAGATGGTAAATCAGCTCACCGGCGGCTGGAGGAGACCCTGGACAGCCTCCCGAGGATCTTTGCACCAGCCAGCATGGCCAGTACAGCTTTCTGA
- the RIPOR1 gene encoding rho family-interacting cell polarization regulator 1 isoform X4 gives MERAGVGAAKSLHELPACSPSMGVEQRGCTEPGPLSPRASSPASPGTWRPSRSHSTMSLSVRPQRRVLVTKINRSQSFAGVNSTADRPFRNLSPFTPTVSRKTGSRVSRMFSMSHKSPPPKVPQPNRLDEVYEALKKGLTAYLEVHQLELEKLSTQIRESKRNSRLGFLYDLDKQVKSIERFLRRLEFHASKIDELYEAYCIQRRLRDGAHNMVKAYSTGSPGSREARESLAEASKGYKEYTENMCLLENELESQLGEFHVRMKGLAGFARLCAGDQYEIFMKYGRQRWKLRGRIEVNSKQVWDSEEMVFLPLVTEFLSIKVTELKSLANHVVVGNVSCETKDLFAALPQVVAVDINDLGTLKLSLEVTWNPFDKDDQPSAASTVNKASTVNKRFSTYNQSPPDTPSLREQAFYNMLRRQEELENGTAWSISSESSDDSSSPQLSGSARHAAHKPIVQPEVQASAPAIEISFSQQPEEAGAGPGASGVSVPPAGSQPEEPGSHKKDAVANGHVPYSRTLSHISEASVDATMEAKAAESPWEPAPSPEDTGTGKQDVDPLPSASVAAATAGQDRGAEAKPRATVAWATTCEVEASGAELVQSQALAQGGTRIPVALAQASAEERPVPAPPLPAAIPEVPRGKVVDSGLEEAIGLLGSALEDYRGQFPELQPLERELKRLEEMLLQKQGVFLSRASSISLTVEHALESFSFLNTSDMEDSEGSEEEPLQDERRAGRPRRGSRAPSTGETGADDTGMCSGSEASTDPMSTGNEFLDKALVLHLNNCNRLLLKLGTFGPLRCREMYALDRLLREAQVLEIVCQLTEERAGAAGSAAEVVQFSTRKEGVLPLWDHCVEVPNIYTCPVERFLQVLSTQYAAPISERHPGLADVVCVKLVEDVLDRRLPRRPGSTQSEQVTIFQYWSHFESLSALVLDTYMMELTEEALLAQNLNSDDQDVVLRALKRIPEARLKKEGLKALSLLLVEGNSKVVSAVSAQLRSLAENPRFRQRALVCYLEQLEDEEMQTRVAGCAALGCLKAKESIEQLVYLCQTDKEPVREAAKQSLMLCGEDGKSAHRRLEETLDSLPRIFAPASMASTAF, from the exons ATGGAGAGAGCCGGGGTGGGCGCTGCCAAGAGCCTGCACGAACTCCCCGCTTGCTCCCCGTCCATGGGAGTGGAACAAAGGGGATGCACCGAGCCAGGCCCGCTCTCGCCCCGCGCGTCGTCCCCCGCCTCTCCTGGGACAT GGAGGCCCTCCAGGTCACACTCAACGATGTCACTGTCTGTGCGCCCGCAGCGCCGAGTCCTTGTCACCAAGATCAATAGGAGCCAGTCCTTTGCTGGAGTGAACTCGACGGCCGACCGGCCCTTCAG GAACCTCTCACCCTTCACCCCCACTGTCTCCCGCAAGACTGGCTCCAGGGTCAGTAGGATGTTTTCAATGTCCCACAAATCCCCACCACCCAAGGTGCCTCAGCCCAACCGCCTGGATGAGGTGTATGAAGCTCTCAAGAAGGGCCTGAC AGCCTACCTGGAGGTGCAccagctggagctggagaagcTCAGCACACAGATCCGTGAGTCCAAGAGGAATTCGCGCCTG ggCTTTCTCTACGATCTGGATAAG CAAGTGAAGTCAATCGAGCGTTTCCTGCGTCGCCTGGAGTTTCATGCTAGCAAG ATAGATGAACTCTACGAGGCTTATTGCATCCAGCGGCGGCTCCGCGATGGAGCCCACAACATGGTCAAGGCTTACAGCACGGGCTCGCCGGGCAGCCGAGAGGCACGCGAGAGCCTGGCTGAGGCCAGCAAGGGCTACAAGGAGTACACAGAG AACATGTGCCTGTTGGAGAATGAGCTGGAGAGCCAGCTGGGCGAGTTCCATGTCAGGATGAAAG GACTGGCAGGCTTTGCCCGGCTCTGTGCTGGTGACCAGTATGAG ATCTTCATGAAATATGGCCGGCAGCGCTGGAAGCTGCGGGGGCGCATCGAGGTGAACAGCAAGCAGGTGTGGGACAGCGAGGAAATGGTTTTCTTGCCCCTCGTCACTGAGTTCCTCTCCATCAAG gTGACGGAGCTAAAGAGCCTGGCCAACCATGTTGTGGTGGGCAATGTGTCCTGCGAGACCAAGGACCTCTTTGCAGCTCTGCCCCAGGTAGTGGCTGTGGATATCAACGACTTGGGCACCCTCAAACTCAGCCTGGAGGTGACCTGGAA CCCCTTCGACAAGGATGACCAGCCCTCGGCAGCCAGCACCGTCAACAAGGCCTCCACAGTGAACAAGAGGTTCTCCACCTACAACCAGAGCCCGCCTGACACGCCATCCCTGCGGGAACAGGCTTTCTAC AACATGTTGCGGcgccaggaggagctggagaacGGCACAGCCTGGTCCATCTCCTCCGAGTCCTCGGACGACTCCTCCAGCCCCCAGCTGTCTGGCAGCGCCCGCCATGCCGCGCACAAGCCCATTGTGCAGCCCGAGGTGCAGGCCTCTGCCCCCGCCATCGAGATATCCTTCTCCCAGCAGCCGgaggaggctggggcagggcctGGGGCCAGCGGTGTCAGTGTCCCCCCCGCCGGGAGTCAGCCAGAGGAGCCAGGCAGCCATAAGAAGGATGCGGTGGCCAACGGGCACGTACCCTACTCCCGGACTCTGAGCCACATCAGTGAGGCCAGCGTGGATGCCACGATGGAGGCCAAGGCTGCAGAGAGCCCCTGGGAGCCCGCGCCCAGCCCCGAGGACACTGGGACGGGCAAGCAGGACGTGGACCCCCTCCCCAGCGCCTCGGTGGCAGCCGCCACAGCAGGGCAAGACAGGGGTGCTGAGGCCAAGCCCCGGGCCACCGTGGCGTGGGCCACCACCTGCGAGGTGGAGGCCAGCGGGGCTGAGCTGGTGCAGAGCCAGGCACTGGCACAGGGTGGCACCAGGATCCCGGTGGCGCTGGCACAAGCCTCTGCGGAGGAAAGGCCCGTCCCGGCTCCACCACTGCCTGCTGCCATCCCCGAGGTGCCACGGGGGAAGGTGGTGGATTCGGGTCTGGAGGAGGCCATCGGTCTCCTGGGCTCGGCCCTGGAAGACTATCGGGGGCAGTTCCCGGAGCTGCAGCCCCTCGAACGGGAGCTCAAGCGcctggaggagatgctgctg CAGAAGCAGGGTGTCTTCCTCAGCCGGGCCTCCAGCATCAGCCTGACGGTGGAACATGCGCTGGAGAGCTTCAGCTTCCTCAACACCTCTGACATGGAAGACTCGGAGGGCTCCGAGGAGGAGCCTCTCCAAGATGAGAG GAGGGCCGGCAGACCCCGGCGCGGCAGCAGAGCTCCCAGCACCGGCGAGACGGGAGCAGATGACACCGGGATGTGCAGCGGCTCCGAGGCCAGCACCGACCCCATGAGCACCGGCAACGAATTCCTGGATAAGGCTCTGGTGCTTCACCTCAACAACTgcaaccgcctgctgctg AAACTGGGCACCTTCGGTCCACTGCGGTGCCGAGAGATGTATGCCCTGGACAGGCTGCTGCGGGAGGCGCAGGTGCTGGAGATCGTGTGCCAGCTGACGGAGGAGCGAGCAGGAGCAGCCGGCTCTGCCGCAGAAG TGGTGCAGTTCTCAACACGGAAGGAGGGCGTGCTGCCCCTCTGGGACCACTGCGTGGAGGTGCCCAACATCTACACCTGCCCTGTGGAGCGGTTCCTgcaggtgctcagcacccagTATGCAGCACCCATCAGTGAGCGGCACCCTGGCCTGGCTGATGTCG TGTGTGTGAAACTGGTAGAGGATGTGCTGGATCGGCGGCTGCCCCGGCGACCTGGCAGCACCCAGAGTGAGCAGGTCACCATCTTCCAGTACTGGAGCCACTTTGAGTCACTCAGCGCCCTGGTGCTCGACACCTACATGATGGAGCTGACAGAGGAAG CGCTGCTGGCGCAGAACCTCAACTCGGACGACCAGGACGTGGTGCTGCGTGCCCTGAAGCGCATACCCGAGGCTCGCCTGAAGAAAGAGGGACTGAAAGCGCTGAGCCTGCTCCTCGTGGAGGGCAACAGCAAGGTGGTGAGCGCCGTGTCAGCCCAGCTCCGCAGCCTGGCAGAAAACCCCCGCTTCCGCCAACGG GCTCTCGTGTGCTACCTGGAGCAGCTGGAGGATGAGGAGATGCAGACGCGTGTGGCAGGGTGTGCGGCGCTGGGCTGCCTGAAG GCCAAGGAGAGCATCGAGCAGCTGGTTTACCTGTGCCAAACCGACAAGGAGCCTGTGCGGGAGGCAGCCAAGCAGAGCCTGATGCTGTGCG GGGAAGATGGTAAATCAGCTCACCGGCGGCTGGAGGAGACCCTGGACAGCCTCCCGAGGATCTTTGCACCAGCCAGCATGGCCAGTACAGCTTTCTGA
- the RIPOR1 gene encoding rho family-interacting cell polarization regulator 1 isoform X3, protein MNGKQKGRPSRSHSTMSLSVRPQRRVLVTKINRSQSFAGVNSTADRPFRNLSPFTPTVSRKTGSRVSRMFSMSHKSPPPKVPQPNRLDEVYEALKKGLTAYLEVHQLELEKLSTQIRESKRNSRLGFLYDLDKQVKSIERFLRRLEFHASKIDELYEAYCIQRRLRDGAHNMVKAYSTGSPGSREARESLAEASKGYKEYTENMCLLENELESQLGEFHVRMKGLAGFARLCAGDQYEIFMKYGRQRWKLRGRIEVNSKQVWDSEEMVFLPLVTEFLSIKVTELKSLANHVVVGNVSCETKDLFAALPQVVAVDINDLGTLKLSLEVTWNPFDKDDQPSAASTVNKASTVNKRFSTYNQSPPDTPSLREQAFYSPGQAANKNGWSLLDIFRETLFEKLSQGCSCSDVSSAELRRWPQQGRNMLRRQEELENGTAWSISSESSDDSSSPQLSGSARHAAHKPIVQPEVQASAPAIEISFSQQPEEAGAGPGASGVSVPPAGSQPEEPGSHKKDAVANGHVPYSRTLSHISEASVDATMEAKAAESPWEPAPSPEDTGTGKQDVDPLPSASVAAATAGQDRGAEAKPRATVAWATTCEVEASGAELVQSQALAQGGTRIPVALAQASAEERPVPAPPLPAAIPEVPRGKVVDSGLEEAIGLLGSALEDYRGQFPELQPLERELKRLEEMLLQKQGVFLSRASSISLTVEHALESFSFLNTSDMEDSEGSEEEPLQDERRAGRPRRGSRAPSTGETGADDTGMCSGSEASTDPMSTGNEFLDKALVLHLNNCNRLLLKLGTFGPLRCREMYALDRLLREAQVLEIVCQLTEERAGAAGSAAEVVQFSTRKEGVLPLWDHCVEVPNIYTCPVERFLQVLSTQYAAPISERHPGLADVVCVKLVEDVLDRRLPRRPGSTQSEQVTIFQYWSHFESLSALVLDTYMMELTEEALLAQNLNSDDQDVVLRALKRIPEARLKKEGLKALSLLLVEGNSKVVSAVSAQLRSLAENPRFRQRALVCYLEQLEDEEMQTRVAGCAALGCLKAKESIEQLVYLCQTDKEPVREAAKQSLMLCGEDGKSAHRRLEETLDSLPRIFAPASMASTAF, encoded by the exons ATGAACGGCAAACAGAAAG GGAGGCCCTCCAGGTCACACTCAACGATGTCACTGTCTGTGCGCCCGCAGCGCCGAGTCCTTGTCACCAAGATCAATAGGAGCCAGTCCTTTGCTGGAGTGAACTCGACGGCCGACCGGCCCTTCAG GAACCTCTCACCCTTCACCCCCACTGTCTCCCGCAAGACTGGCTCCAGGGTCAGTAGGATGTTTTCAATGTCCCACAAATCCCCACCACCCAAGGTGCCTCAGCCCAACCGCCTGGATGAGGTGTATGAAGCTCTCAAGAAGGGCCTGAC AGCCTACCTGGAGGTGCAccagctggagctggagaagcTCAGCACACAGATCCGTGAGTCCAAGAGGAATTCGCGCCTG ggCTTTCTCTACGATCTGGATAAG CAAGTGAAGTCAATCGAGCGTTTCCTGCGTCGCCTGGAGTTTCATGCTAGCAAG ATAGATGAACTCTACGAGGCTTATTGCATCCAGCGGCGGCTCCGCGATGGAGCCCACAACATGGTCAAGGCTTACAGCACGGGCTCGCCGGGCAGCCGAGAGGCACGCGAGAGCCTGGCTGAGGCCAGCAAGGGCTACAAGGAGTACACAGAG AACATGTGCCTGTTGGAGAATGAGCTGGAGAGCCAGCTGGGCGAGTTCCATGTCAGGATGAAAG GACTGGCAGGCTTTGCCCGGCTCTGTGCTGGTGACCAGTATGAG ATCTTCATGAAATATGGCCGGCAGCGCTGGAAGCTGCGGGGGCGCATCGAGGTGAACAGCAAGCAGGTGTGGGACAGCGAGGAAATGGTTTTCTTGCCCCTCGTCACTGAGTTCCTCTCCATCAAG gTGACGGAGCTAAAGAGCCTGGCCAACCATGTTGTGGTGGGCAATGTGTCCTGCGAGACCAAGGACCTCTTTGCAGCTCTGCCCCAGGTAGTGGCTGTGGATATCAACGACTTGGGCACCCTCAAACTCAGCCTGGAGGTGACCTGGAA CCCCTTCGACAAGGATGACCAGCCCTCGGCAGCCAGCACCGTCAACAAGGCCTCCACAGTGAACAAGAGGTTCTCCACCTACAACCAGAGCCCGCCTGACACGCCATCCCTGCGGGAACAGGCTTTCTAC AGCCCGGGGCAGGCAGCCAACAAGAATGGTTGGTCCTTGCTGGACATCTTTCGGGAGACACTCTTCGAGAAGCTGTCTcagggctgctcctgcagcgACGTCTCCTCGGCCGAGCTCAGGAGATGGCCGCAGCAGGGCCGC AACATGTTGCGGcgccaggaggagctggagaacGGCACAGCCTGGTCCATCTCCTCCGAGTCCTCGGACGACTCCTCCAGCCCCCAGCTGTCTGGCAGCGCCCGCCATGCCGCGCACAAGCCCATTGTGCAGCCCGAGGTGCAGGCCTCTGCCCCCGCCATCGAGATATCCTTCTCCCAGCAGCCGgaggaggctggggcagggcctGGGGCCAGCGGTGTCAGTGTCCCCCCCGCCGGGAGTCAGCCAGAGGAGCCAGGCAGCCATAAGAAGGATGCGGTGGCCAACGGGCACGTACCCTACTCCCGGACTCTGAGCCACATCAGTGAGGCCAGCGTGGATGCCACGATGGAGGCCAAGGCTGCAGAGAGCCCCTGGGAGCCCGCGCCCAGCCCCGAGGACACTGGGACGGGCAAGCAGGACGTGGACCCCCTCCCCAGCGCCTCGGTGGCAGCCGCCACAGCAGGGCAAGACAGGGGTGCTGAGGCCAAGCCCCGGGCCACCGTGGCGTGGGCCACCACCTGCGAGGTGGAGGCCAGCGGGGCTGAGCTGGTGCAGAGCCAGGCACTGGCACAGGGTGGCACCAGGATCCCGGTGGCGCTGGCACAAGCCTCTGCGGAGGAAAGGCCCGTCCCGGCTCCACCACTGCCTGCTGCCATCCCCGAGGTGCCACGGGGGAAGGTGGTGGATTCGGGTCTGGAGGAGGCCATCGGTCTCCTGGGCTCGGCCCTGGAAGACTATCGGGGGCAGTTCCCGGAGCTGCAGCCCCTCGAACGGGAGCTCAAGCGcctggaggagatgctgctg CAGAAGCAGGGTGTCTTCCTCAGCCGGGCCTCCAGCATCAGCCTGACGGTGGAACATGCGCTGGAGAGCTTCAGCTTCCTCAACACCTCTGACATGGAAGACTCGGAGGGCTCCGAGGAGGAGCCTCTCCAAGATGAGAG GAGGGCCGGCAGACCCCGGCGCGGCAGCAGAGCTCCCAGCACCGGCGAGACGGGAGCAGATGACACCGGGATGTGCAGCGGCTCCGAGGCCAGCACCGACCCCATGAGCACCGGCAACGAATTCCTGGATAAGGCTCTGGTGCTTCACCTCAACAACTgcaaccgcctgctgctg AAACTGGGCACCTTCGGTCCACTGCGGTGCCGAGAGATGTATGCCCTGGACAGGCTGCTGCGGGAGGCGCAGGTGCTGGAGATCGTGTGCCAGCTGACGGAGGAGCGAGCAGGAGCAGCCGGCTCTGCCGCAGAAG TGGTGCAGTTCTCAACACGGAAGGAGGGCGTGCTGCCCCTCTGGGACCACTGCGTGGAGGTGCCCAACATCTACACCTGCCCTGTGGAGCGGTTCCTgcaggtgctcagcacccagTATGCAGCACCCATCAGTGAGCGGCACCCTGGCCTGGCTGATGTCG TGTGTGTGAAACTGGTAGAGGATGTGCTGGATCGGCGGCTGCCCCGGCGACCTGGCAGCACCCAGAGTGAGCAGGTCACCATCTTCCAGTACTGGAGCCACTTTGAGTCACTCAGCGCCCTGGTGCTCGACACCTACATGATGGAGCTGACAGAGGAAG CGCTGCTGGCGCAGAACCTCAACTCGGACGACCAGGACGTGGTGCTGCGTGCCCTGAAGCGCATACCCGAGGCTCGCCTGAAGAAAGAGGGACTGAAAGCGCTGAGCCTGCTCCTCGTGGAGGGCAACAGCAAGGTGGTGAGCGCCGTGTCAGCCCAGCTCCGCAGCCTGGCAGAAAACCCCCGCTTCCGCCAACGG GCTCTCGTGTGCTACCTGGAGCAGCTGGAGGATGAGGAGATGCAGACGCGTGTGGCAGGGTGTGCGGCGCTGGGCTGCCTGAAG GCCAAGGAGAGCATCGAGCAGCTGGTTTACCTGTGCCAAACCGACAAGGAGCCTGTGCGGGAGGCAGCCAAGCAGAGCCTGATGCTGTGCG GGGAAGATGGTAAATCAGCTCACCGGCGGCTGGAGGAGACCCTGGACAGCCTCCCGAGGATCTTTGCACCAGCCAGCATGGCCAGTACAGCTTTCTGA